A section of the Oryzias latipes chromosome 10, ASM223467v1 genome encodes:
- the slc25a51 gene encoding solute carrier family 25 member 51, with translation MAVATMDSESAQTPQPQSALTKGGQSLLPAGALSGTLGPQGRHYACGSLAAFTNIVVTFPIQKVLFRQQLHGVLATEAVRQLQRDGLRNLYRGLLPPLLQKSTTVAIMFGLYEDFSRLLLVQVGDSGVPEIVTRSFAAALAGTAEAILTPFERVQTLLQDHRHHNRFNNTAHTFRTLLTEYGVRECYRGLVPILLRNGPSNIFFFGLRGPIKELLPEATNRATHVINDFVCGGLLGAALGIMFYPLNVVKARAQSQVGGAFQPCSKVLLTVWRERGGSLAMLFRGAHLNYHRSLLSWGIINATYELLLKLL, from the coding sequence ATGGCTGTCGCCACCATGGACTCCGAGTCAGCCCAGACACCGCAACCCCAGTCTGCTCTGACAAAAGGAGGCCAGTCACTGCTGCCCGCTGGGGCTCTGAGCGGCACGTTGGGCCCTCAAGGAAGGCATTACGCTTGTGGCTCCCTTGCAGCGTTCACCAATATTGTTGTGACCTTTCCcatccagaaggttctgttcCGCCAGCAGCTGCACGGCGTGTTAGCCACTGAGGCGGTGCGACAGCTCCAAAGGGATGGGCTGAGGAATCTGTACCGGGGTTTGCTCCCCCCTCTGCTTCAAAAGAGCACCACAGTGGCCATCATGTTTGGGCTTTACGAGGACTTCTCCCGACTGCTGCTTGTGCAGGTCGGGGACAGTGGTGTTCCCGAGATTGTCACGAGAAGCTTTGCCGCAGCCCTGGCGGGAACAGCGGAAGCCATCCTCACGCCGTTTGAGCGTGTACAGACCCTCCTGCAAGACCATCGGCACCACAACCGCTTTAACAACACAGCCCACACCTTTCGAACTCTTCTGACCGAGTATGGTGTCAGAGAGTGCTACCGCGGCCTCGTGCCTATACTTCTCCGCAACGGCCCGAGCAACATCTTCTTCTTCGGGCTCCGCGGGCCCATAAAGGAGCTGCTGCCAGAGGCCACCAACAGGGCCACTCACGTGATCAATGATTTTGTGTGTGGAGGGCTGCTGGGGGCGGCCCTTGGCATTATGTTTTACCCATTAAACGTGGTGAAAGCCCGGGCCCAGTCCCAGGTCGGCGGGGCCTTCCAGCCATGCAGCAAGGTGCTGTTAACAGTGTGGAGAGAGAGGGGTGGCAGCCTGGCGATGCTGTTCAGAGGGGCCCACCTCAACTATCATCGCTCCCTTCTTTCCTGGGGCATCATTAATGCCACCTACGAGCTGCTCCTCAAGCTCCTATGA